A segment of the Neorhodopirellula lusitana genome:
GTTCCGCTGTCGCATGTTGAGTGGATGGTTTTGCACGAGTGCGGTCAGTCCGGTTCCCATCCCCGGCATGTTTCGCTGGTGGCCGAGGTATTGTCGGCACAGCAGTCCTTCGGCGGTCATCGATGGGGACGCTCGTTCGCCGATTTTGTACGCATAGCCAACGGCCTCGTAACGGTCAGCTCCCCCGGAGCTGACTGAATCCAAATAGCTATCCACAGGCGGGAACACATAATGGTCGACTTTCAGGCCAGCCGCTTCGCCACTTTTTAGGCCGACTAGAAACCAGCCCGTCACCGAGGTGTCACTGTCGAATCGAGGCTGGTACCGCCAACCGCCTTCGGGGGACTGTGCTTCACACGCGAAGTCGCACGAGAGTTGGGCGTAGGGGCGGATCCAGGAATCGCCGGTCATCGCGTACAGTTCGCACAGTGCGATCATGGCTTGAGCTTGGGAGTACATCTTTTCATGGTTGGCCGCGGCCTGGGCCATGAAGCCTTGGCGGTCTTGTTGTTTGACCAGCCAGCGGGCGGCTTTCCAAAGCGTCTTTTGGTACTGGCCGCCTCGGTGGGTGCTGCCGGCTCCCATGAAGGCGAGCATTGCCATCGCGGTCGCGGACACTTGGTTTTCTCCGCGAGCCCCGCCTTGGTAAGGGCCTCGCAAACTCCAGCTGCCGTCCCTCTGTTGATTGCGTTGCAGCCACTGCAGGCCCAGTGCGACGGCGGCTTCGGTTTCTTTGGTACCGCCGGCCGCTTTGAGCAGCTTTTCTTTCATGGCTCCGGTGCGTCCGGCGAACATCTTTTCGAGCTGACCTGATTCTGGTGCAGGTAGCGAGCCATCCGCAGCCGTGTCTTGTGATGAAGTTGCGGACGGATCGTTGAACGATTCAATCAAAGGCGTGATCGAAGTGGGAGCGACCGAAGCGAGCAGGTCAGCCGGCGGTAGATCCATCGCTGAATCAAAGACGGTGTCCTCTTGCGACAGGTCACCCAGGTCAAGAGGCTCGATTGAGAACTCGACCAATTCCACATTGGCAACGTCTTGCACTAGTTGCATCTGCAAAACGATTCGGCTGATCTGTGCGGGGGCAATCGAGATGAACGCCAGGATCAGCAGCCCGGCCACATGCAGTACCAAGCTGACCAGCCACGACGGCGAGTGGAGGATGCGGTCCTTGGTGCGTCCGATTTGAACTCGCAGTCGCGAGCCAAGTGTCCGCATCAAACCCATCAGTTCCGCGAAATGCGAAACGCGAACTTGGTCGTTGCCGAGCGATGTGGAGTCGATCGGCGGCGGAACCACATGCGCGGGGTGAGGTGACGCTTGCATCACTGATGCCTTCCAGAAAAGTTGCCGATGGATCGCCATGAAAAGTTCAAAGCGGCAAGTTCATGGCGATCGAAAATAGTGACGCCGGTGGGCGTCGGCAGACGTCGGGTGAACGCTA
Coding sequences within it:
- a CDS encoding prenyltransferase/squalene oxidase repeat-containing protein; amino-acid sequence: MQASPHPAHVVPPPIDSTSLGNDQVRVSHFAELMGLMRTLGSRLRVQIGRTKDRILHSPSWLVSLVLHVAGLLILAFISIAPAQISRIVLQMQLVQDVANVELVEFSIEPLDLGDLSQEDTVFDSAMDLPPADLLASVAPTSITPLIESFNDPSATSSQDTAADGSLPAPESGQLEKMFAGRTGAMKEKLLKAAGGTKETEAAVALGLQWLQRNQQRDGSWSLRGPYQGGARGENQVSATAMAMLAFMGAGSTHRGGQYQKTLWKAARWLVKQQDRQGFMAQAAANHEKMYSQAQAMIALCELYAMTGDSWIRPYAQLSCDFACEAQSPEGGWRYQPRFDSDTSVTGWFLVGLKSGEAAGLKVDHYVFPPVDSYLDSVSSGGADRYEAVGYAYKIGERASPSMTAEGLLCRQYLGHQRNMPGMGTGLTALVQNHPLNMRQRNVYYWYYATQALHHYGGPLWTQWNDELKVRLPAAQETRGRERGSWSPVGDQWGFHAGRLYTTCFSLYCLEVYYRHMPIYEHDLLDET